In Paraburkholderia sprentiae WSM5005, a genomic segment contains:
- a CDS encoding DUF2891 domain-containing protein: MTTQLTREFASKFANVALAHLTREYPNKLTHSLAGPQDVKGPRALHPIFYGSYDWHSCVHGYWLILHLLERFPDLPEAARIVAVVDQHFTEANVAGELAYLDLPHNRGFERPYGWAWLLALGAQLQSLKISEAARWAKTFAPLTESFVERFEEFLPKATYPLRVGTHFNMAFALALTLDFARQTSRESIEALIVSTAERWYLDDVACQAWEPAGDEFLSPSLMEAELMRRVLPSAQFTDWFGRFLPDLGAKTPATLFEPVTVTDRSDGKIAHLDGLNLSRAWCQRGLARALPAGDVRRTVLFDAAERHLHSALPHVAGDYMGEHWLATFATLALEA, from the coding sequence ATGACCACCCAGCTTACCCGCGAATTCGCGTCGAAATTCGCCAATGTCGCGCTCGCCCACCTCACGCGCGAATACCCGAACAAGCTCACGCACTCGCTCGCAGGCCCGCAGGACGTAAAGGGCCCGCGCGCGTTGCATCCGATCTTCTACGGCAGCTACGACTGGCACTCGTGCGTGCACGGCTACTGGCTGATCCTGCATCTACTCGAACGCTTCCCCGATCTGCCCGAGGCCGCGCGCATCGTCGCGGTGGTCGACCAGCATTTCACCGAGGCGAACGTCGCCGGCGAGCTCGCGTATCTGGACCTGCCGCACAACCGCGGCTTCGAGCGACCGTATGGCTGGGCATGGCTGCTCGCGCTCGGCGCGCAGCTGCAGTCGCTGAAAATCTCGGAAGCCGCGCGCTGGGCAAAGACGTTCGCGCCGCTCACCGAATCATTCGTCGAGCGCTTCGAGGAGTTTCTGCCGAAAGCGACCTATCCGCTGCGCGTCGGCACCCACTTCAACATGGCGTTCGCGCTTGCGTTGACGCTCGATTTCGCGCGGCAAACCTCGCGCGAATCGATCGAGGCGCTGATCGTCAGCACCGCCGAGCGCTGGTATCTGGACGACGTTGCATGCCAGGCGTGGGAGCCGGCCGGCGACGAGTTCCTGTCGCCGTCGCTGATGGAAGCGGAGTTGATGCGGCGCGTGTTGCCGTCCGCCCAGTTCACCGACTGGTTCGGGCGCTTTCTGCCGGACCTCGGCGCGAAAACGCCGGCGACGCTGTTCGAGCCCGTCACCGTCACCGATCGCAGCGACGGCAAGATCGCGCATCTGGACGGCCTCAATCTGAGCCGCGCCTGGTGCCAGCGTGGGCTCGCGCGCGCGCTGCCCGCCGGCGACGTGCGTCGCACCGTGCTGTTCGATGCGGCCGAGCGTCATCTGCACAGCGCGCTGCCGCACGTGGCCGGCGACTACATGGGCGAGCACTGGCTC
- a CDS encoding DUF2278 family protein: MNEYCMFKGKLLRAAPFKDSYIGSPHYVITVADNDDTPFNIVVNSASTQPGASGNDDVYFYADLNFADPLTAKLQPLNLGLYTSGFPRLDYFQDSSLLDIHRMRPIPYEDQNGNRADVNDIIDEILSIDETQPSQSLPFDNGSGQLHNRDFWTPTAAGIVVYGFGFLFLPKKDGLHETHMNQGNPRGPHYNENGAFQDGAVIVQRADGFAAMFTAFQTQYLPTNAAGDPAANAVALPDYIRGG; the protein is encoded by the coding sequence ATGAACGAATACTGCATGTTCAAGGGAAAACTGCTGCGCGCGGCGCCTTTTAAAGATTCGTATATAGGCAGTCCACATTATGTGATTACGGTTGCGGACAACGACGATACGCCATTCAACATCGTCGTCAATTCGGCGTCGACACAACCGGGCGCAAGCGGTAACGACGACGTCTACTTCTATGCCGATCTAAACTTCGCCGATCCGCTAACCGCCAAACTTCAGCCACTGAACCTCGGCTTGTACACCAGCGGCTTTCCGCGGCTCGATTACTTTCAGGACAGCAGCCTGCTCGACATTCACCGCATGCGGCCGATTCCGTACGAGGATCAAAACGGCAATCGCGCTGACGTGAACGACATCATCGACGAAATCCTGAGCATCGACGAGACGCAGCCGTCGCAAAGCTTGCCCTTCGACAACGGCAGCGGTCAGTTGCATAACCGCGATTTCTGGACACCGACGGCAGCGGGCATCGTGGTCTATGGGTTCGGCTTTCTGTTTCTGCCGAAGAAGGACGGTCTTCACGAGACCCACATGAATCAAGGCAATCCGCGCGGCCCGCACTACAACGAAAACGGCGCGTTCCAGGACGGCGCGGTGATCGTGCAGCGCGCCGATGGATTCGCCGCGATGTTCACCGCATTTCAGACGCAGTATCTACCGACCAATGCGGCCGGCGATCCGGCCGCGAACGCCGTGGCGTTGCCGGATTACATTCGGGGAGGTTGA
- a CDS encoding LysR family transcriptional regulator — protein sequence MDYFAAARAFVCAAELQSFSKTANALSVKTSTVSRYVSELERDLGIALFNRSTRGLVLTEGGRLFREHALLALQALDDAREVTSSLNRTPQGVLRVTMPPAFGRLHIVPHLPAFMARYPDIDFDIVSTDETLNMIDAGIDVAIRTGVLPDSSLMARRLAPHRRIVCGSPAYFARSGTPRVPGDLAARDALRVPLVQDDKWYFTQVTADARASQVQEQVLVELQGRLRVDDSEAVLALAVAGCGVALLPTWLTSTALREGRLQHVLPEWEARTGRAEPAVRAVYPPKKIVSSKVRAFVDFYAEAFGEPPYWDDGLALEPQP from the coding sequence ATGGACTACTTCGCCGCAGCACGTGCCTTCGTTTGCGCAGCGGAACTGCAGAGCTTCAGCAAGACGGCCAACGCACTGTCCGTCAAAACCTCGACTGTCTCCCGCTACGTGAGCGAACTCGAAAGAGATCTGGGCATCGCCCTATTCAACCGGTCGACGCGCGGCCTCGTCCTGACAGAAGGCGGCCGGCTGTTTCGTGAACACGCCTTGTTAGCGTTGCAAGCACTCGATGACGCGCGCGAAGTGACGTCGTCGCTAAATCGCACGCCACAAGGCGTGCTGCGCGTGACAATGCCACCGGCATTCGGCCGCCTGCACATCGTGCCGCATCTGCCGGCCTTCATGGCGCGCTATCCTGATATCGACTTCGACATCGTCTCTACGGACGAAACGCTCAACATGATCGACGCGGGCATTGATGTGGCGATCCGTACCGGAGTGCTGCCCGATTCGTCACTGATGGCGAGGCGCCTGGCACCGCATCGTCGTATCGTCTGTGGCAGCCCGGCGTATTTCGCGCGTAGCGGCACACCGCGTGTCCCTGGCGATCTGGCCGCGCGCGATGCGCTTCGCGTGCCCCTGGTTCAGGACGACAAATGGTATTTCACGCAGGTCACGGCAGACGCGCGGGCGTCGCAAGTACAGGAACAGGTGCTGGTGGAGTTGCAGGGACGCTTGCGCGTTGACGACTCCGAAGCCGTGCTCGCGCTCGCCGTGGCCGGTTGTGGCGTGGCGCTGCTGCCGACATGGCTCACCTCTACTGCCCTGCGAGAAGGGCGCTTGCAGCACGTGCTGCCGGAATGGGAAGCACGCACCGGACGAGCCGAACCCGCGGTCCGGGCGGTCTACCCACCGAAGAAGATCGTCTCGTCGAAGGTGCGCGCCTTCGTGGATTTCTATGCCGAGGCGTTTGGCGAGCCGCCGTACTGGGACGACGGTCTCGCACTGGAGCCTCAGCCTTAA
- a CDS encoding cupin domain-containing protein: MLTRTSPALCTEPNVATVDARYFEYTSSANPIGAKLISRVPFRNFAPSLYADGATRVVPLDLSAELGCPGPATGPGLSANFLRINAGDALTLDPNATSQVCYVISGAGSVKQSETNFSFSVGDFFTFPGGHATVLSAAATTTLYYVNDAPLLTYLGTTGVHARFAPTHYPAAEAQAALRAVAEQANAGRRNRISVLMGNANFPQTRTVTHVLWAMFGIVPPNSVQKPHRHQSIALDFIASGKPGVYTLVGTELDRDGNIVNPTRVDWEAGMAFVTPPGHWHAHFNETNENAYVIPIQDAGLQTYLRTLDIRFVH, translated from the coding sequence ATGCTGACCAGGACATCCCCCGCGCTTTGCACCGAACCGAATGTCGCCACGGTAGACGCGCGATACTTCGAATACACCTCGTCCGCCAATCCGATTGGTGCGAAGCTCATCTCGCGCGTGCCTTTCCGTAACTTTGCGCCATCGCTTTATGCAGACGGCGCAACCCGAGTCGTGCCGCTCGACCTGTCTGCGGAGTTGGGCTGCCCGGGTCCCGCGACGGGTCCCGGCTTGAGCGCCAACTTCCTGCGCATCAATGCGGGCGATGCGTTGACACTCGATCCCAATGCGACCTCGCAGGTCTGCTACGTCATTAGCGGAGCGGGTAGCGTGAAGCAATCCGAAACGAACTTCTCCTTTTCGGTGGGCGATTTCTTCACATTCCCGGGCGGCCATGCCACTGTGCTGTCCGCTGCTGCGACGACCACGCTGTATTACGTCAATGACGCGCCACTGCTCACCTATCTCGGTACCACCGGGGTGCATGCGCGCTTTGCGCCGACACACTATCCGGCCGCCGAGGCGCAGGCAGCATTGCGCGCGGTCGCGGAACAAGCGAACGCAGGTCGTCGCAACCGCATCAGCGTACTGATGGGCAACGCCAACTTTCCGCAGACGCGCACGGTCACGCATGTGTTGTGGGCAATGTTCGGCATCGTGCCACCCAACTCGGTGCAGAAGCCGCACCGGCACCAATCGATTGCACTTGACTTCATCGCCAGTGGCAAGCCGGGTGTCTATACGCTGGTTGGAACCGAACTCGACAGGGATGGCAATATCGTGAATCCGACCCGCGTCGATTGGGAAGCGGGGATGGCATTCGTCACGCCGCCCGGACACTGGCATGCGCATTTCAATGAAACGAACGAGAACGCCTATGTGATTCCGATCCAGGATGCAGGCTTGCAGACTTACCTGCGCACGCTAGACATCCGCTTCGTCCATTAA
- a CDS encoding tannase/feruloyl esterase family alpha/beta hydrolase — MQFIIGRADPVVNPLDTIAYYDKVNALQGSQATTDSFFRLFMVPGMRDRPTQRSRHRAALFARCRDQGDHRRPDRVGPLVDARYGHDLGKRQLPPLPLRSAWTAQPHHAAL, encoded by the coding sequence ATGCAGTTCATCATCGGCCGGGCGGATCCCGTCGTGAATCCTCTCGATACGATTGCCTACTACGATAAAGTGAACGCCCTTCAAGGCTCCCAGGCGACCACGGACAGCTTTTTCAGGCTGTTCATGGTTCCGGGAATGCGCGACCGACCGACTCAACGCTCTCGCCACCGAGCTGCGTTATTCGCACGGTGTCGCGATCAAGGTGATCACCGCCGACCTGATCGCGTCGGGCCACTCGTCGACGCCCGGTATGGCCATGATTTGGGAAAACGCCAACTACCCCCGCTACCGTTGCGTAGCGCATGGACAGCGCAGCCGCACCACGCAGCGCTATAG
- a CDS encoding aspartate aminotransferase family protein gives MSDKTEEVTFAEKGAPALGGTIDALTSPATSRSTAEFRALDAAHHIHPFSDMGSLNRAGSRVIVNAHGVYLWDSDGNKMIDGMAGLWCVQVGYGRKELADAAFRQMLALPYYNTFFKTTHPPVIELSALLAELMPAPFNHFFYCNSGSEGTDTVLRIVHRYWATQRQPAKKFVIARKNAYHGSTIAAGTLGGMAYMHEQMPSKVENVVHIDQPYFFGEATSDQTPEEFALARARQLEAKILELGADHVAAFIGEPFQGAGGVIFPADTYWPEIQRICRKYDVLLVADEVIGGFGRTGEWFAHQHFGFEPDLITLAKGLTSGYVPMGAVGLHDRVALALIDNGDFNHGLTYSGHPVAAAVALANLTLLRDEKIVARVKADTGPYFQNKLRETFAGHPIVGEISGAGLVAGVQLAEAPLERKRFANGGEVGTLCRDLCFEGNLIMRASGDRMLLSPPLVISRPEIDEIVSKAKAAIDATAREVGVL, from the coding sequence ATGAGCGATAAGACCGAAGAAGTGACGTTTGCGGAAAAGGGAGCGCCCGCATTGGGCGGCACGATAGACGCACTGACATCGCCAGCCACATCGCGCAGCACCGCCGAATTCCGCGCGCTCGATGCCGCGCATCACATCCACCCATTCTCGGATATGGGCTCGCTCAATCGCGCGGGTTCTCGCGTGATCGTCAACGCGCACGGCGTGTACCTGTGGGACTCGGACGGCAACAAGATGATCGACGGCATGGCGGGACTCTGGTGCGTGCAGGTCGGCTATGGCCGCAAGGAACTCGCCGACGCCGCATTCCGGCAGATGCTGGCACTGCCGTACTACAACACGTTCTTCAAGACCACGCATCCGCCGGTGATTGAACTGTCCGCGCTGCTTGCCGAACTGATGCCTGCGCCATTCAATCACTTTTTCTACTGCAACAGCGGCTCGGAAGGGACCGACACCGTGCTGCGCATCGTCCATCGATACTGGGCGACGCAACGCCAGCCCGCGAAGAAGTTCGTCATCGCGCGCAAAAACGCTTATCACGGCTCGACGATCGCCGCAGGCACGCTCGGCGGCATGGCTTATATGCATGAACAGATGCCGTCGAAAGTCGAGAACGTCGTGCATATCGACCAGCCCTATTTCTTCGGCGAAGCGACAAGCGATCAGACGCCGGAAGAATTCGCGCTGGCGCGCGCGCGGCAGCTCGAAGCGAAGATTCTGGAACTCGGTGCGGACCATGTCGCCGCATTTATCGGTGAGCCTTTCCAGGGAGCGGGCGGCGTGATCTTTCCGGCGGACACTTATTGGCCGGAAATCCAGCGGATTTGCCGTAAGTACGACGTGCTGCTCGTCGCGGACGAAGTGATCGGCGGCTTCGGCCGAACCGGCGAATGGTTCGCGCATCAGCACTTCGGCTTCGAGCCGGATCTGATCACGCTCGCGAAGGGACTGACGAGCGGTTATGTGCCGATGGGGGCGGTTGGCTTACATGATCGCGTCGCGCTTGCGTTGATCGACAACGGCGATTTCAATCATGGTCTCACCTACTCTGGGCATCCGGTGGCGGCGGCCGTCGCGCTTGCCAATCTGACACTGCTGCGTGACGAGAAGATCGTCGCGCGCGTCAAAGCGGATACAGGTCCGTACTTTCAGAACAAGCTGCGTGAGACGTTCGCGGGTCATCCTATCGTTGGCGAGATCAGCGGCGCCGGTCTCGTCGCGGGCGTGCAACTCGCCGAGGCGCCGCTCGAGCGCAAGCGCTTTGCGAATGGCGGCGAGGTCGGTACGTTGTGCCGCGATTTGTGCTTCGAGGGCAATCTGATCATGCGCGCCAGTGGCGACCGCATGTTGCTATCGCCGCCGCTCGTGATCAGCAGGCCGGAAATCGACGAAATCGTCTCGAAGGCGAAGGCGGCGATCGATGCCACCGCGCGGGAGGTTGGCGTGCTATAG